The following is a genomic window from Candidatus Rokuibacteriota bacterium.
ACATCCGGTTCTTCGACGTGCGCGACCTCAGCCGCCGCCTCATGAATCCCCTGCAGCGCGAGGAGGCCCTCGAGCAAGCCCTCTCGACGTTCGCGATTGTCCTCGACGACATCGGCGCCGCCTACGTCCGGGCCGACAGTTTTCTTGAGGGCATGCTCGAGGAGATCTTCGTCCACCGCGAGGCGCGGGATGGCGTGACCGTGTTCACGTCCAATCTCACGAGAAGGCAGCTTGACGACGCCGTGGGCCTGCGTGTCGCCGATCGCTTGGCCGGGCCCTGGGGCTCGATTCACGAGCTGCCCGGCAAGAGTCTGCGGAGAGAGCGGCCGTGAGCCGGTACCGCAAGATCACCGTCGCCATGTGGGGCGACGCCCGGTTCCGCGCGCTCTCCGCGCCCCAGCACAACGCGCGGTACCTGTGGATCTACCTCCTCACGGGTCCGCACACCGGACCGATCCCGGGGCTGTCGGTCGCTGGCGAGGCGGCGCTGGCCGAGGCCCTCGGCTGGCCGCTCCCGAAGTTCCGCCAGGCCTTCGCGGAGATCGCCGCTCAAGGAATGGCCGAAGCCGACTGGCCAGCGCGCGTGCTGTTCCTGCCCAAAGCGATCAAGCACAACCCGCCCGAGAGCCCGAACGTCGTCCGCTCGTGGCGCACGTACATGGCCGAGGTCGCCGAGTGCTCCCTCAAGGCAAAGGCCGAAGCCATGCTTAAGGGCTGGCTAGAAGCCAAGGGGAAAGCCTGGCTGGAAGCCTTTGGCGAAGCCTTCCCGATAGCCTTCCCCGAAGCCTTAGGCTTATCAGGAGCAGGAGCAGGAGCAGGAGAAAAGCAGGAGCAGGAACCTATCCCCCTAACCCCCCAAGGGGGGAATGGGGATGGGGCTCACGCTCAGGTTGTTGTCTGGTTGGAAGCCTTGAACGAGATCGGAGGTCTGCACTTCAAGGCGACGGCAAATCAGCTCCGGCCTATCCAGGCGCGGATCGCGGAAGGCTTCACGCTCGAGCAGGCCCGCCACGTCGTCAAGGCCAAGGTCTCGGAGTGGTCCCGTACCGACATGGCCAAGTATCTACGCCCGTCAACGCTCTTCGGAGTCAAGTTCGACGGATACCTCCAGGCGGCGACCAACGGCTCGGACAAGGCGACGCCAAGCCGACATGTGGACGCGTGGGGCGAGCGCGAGCCTGTGCAGACGCCTGCAGACGACCCCAGGGGGGCCACATGACGCGGGGGGAGGGGGCCGCCCACGCCCACCCCTCGAAGGTTCTTCGACAGCCCCGTGGGAGCGGGTCAGCGCGGGCGCGTAATTCGGGTAGGCATGGCATGAAAAATCACACGGAAAAGAAGCCTCGCGGTCGGCCGGTCAAGCCCGAGAGCACGGCGCTGATCGACGCCCTGATCGGGCGGCAGGACCAAATGGCCCGCCGGACGGCCGGCAAGATCGAGCAGATCTACAAGGACCACGTCTCCCTGGTGGGCGCCGATTACCTCGTGGCGAAGATGGGGCGCGAGGCCCGCGAGCGATTCGGCAGACTGCCCGACGAGTTCCTCGCGCGCCGGTCCTCCGTCGAGCACCCGGAGGTCGCCCGCGAAGTACTCCGCGATCTCATCGCCGAGGTGCTCACTGAGTGGCCCGACCCTGCATGGGCTGAGCTGGAGGCGTATCAGGATCTCGAGGAGCCGCGGCCCGCGGCGGTCACGCGCTCCCACAGCCTGGCCGACGCGCGCGCGCAAGCGGCCCGGCTGCAAACCGCGCACATGCAGCTCAAGGCTCGCTGTCGATCCCTTCCCGCGAACTGGCCGCACCGATCCACCGCCGCGCCAACCGAGGAGACATAGCCCATGCCTTCTGAAATTTTATCTGCGTTCGTCAAGCTTTTTGCGGATGATTCTTCGCTCCGCGCGAGCTTCCAGGCCCTCGCGCCCTCGGCACACCTCGCCGGCATCACGGTCGGCGACCGCTTCGCCGCGGGGATGGCAAAGGCGGCGGCGCAGGCGCACGCGGCCTTCACCAAGGACTTCATCGGTCCGCTGCAGAGCGAAGCCACCGGCAGTCTGATCGGCCGCGGGATGGAGGCGCGGCCCCAGGATCAGTTCCGGGCCGCCGATCTCGCGTTGAACAAGGGCATCGTGACCGCGGTCCAATCGCACGGGCAAGCCCTCGCTAAGTCGGGCGAGAAGGCCGAGGCCTGGAACCTCTCCGTTCGCGAAGGGACGCAGTCCGCTCGGATCTTTGCCGGGACCATCGTCAGCGCGGTCAATCCACAGCTCGGCGCGATGGTCCAGGTCGGCGGCGAAGCCGTCCGCGCCATGAAGGGGCTCGGCGTCGCGGGGGCTGGTGTCGGGACAGGTTTGGCGATCGGGACTGTCGCCCTCGGTTTTTATATCGAGCGCGTCAAGGGAGTAGTCGATGCGAAGGCCCGACTTGACGCCGCAGTGTTCAACAAGGACCCGGGGGCGGCGCAGGCTGAAGTCGCCAAGCGCACAGCGGAGTTCGACGATCTCGTCTCGAAGAAGGAACAGGCGGCGCAACGGACCGGCGCGAGGTCCTGGTTCGGCTTCGGTGCGCGCGAGCGCAGTTTCCAGGAGATGATCGCGTTCTTCAGTGTCCTCGGCAAGGACGTCGAGACGTCGCGGAAGGAACTCGCGGAGTCGCAGGCTGACACGGACAAGCTCACGCGCACGGTGACGTTCCCGAAGATCGACGCGAAGGCGGGCATTGAAGCAAGCCAACTCCTGATCCAGCAGATCGGCCTGCAGCGTCAGAGCGCGGAGACGGTCGACCAACTCGCCGACTCAACGCAGCGCCTCCGGGCGGCCAAGCTCGAGCTCGTCGAGGCCACGATCAAGGAAATGGACGCCGGCGAGCGCGTCAAGGCGCAAAACATCTTCGACGCCGCCGCGAAACGCGGCACACCCGTCGCGCAGGACGTCCAGGACAAGATCCTCGGCGACATCACACGCCGGCAAAGTAACCTGCGCGCGGCCGCCCGGTCCGCCGATGAGGAGGACAGGCGGAAGGGCAACGCGGACCTCATCGCGCTCGAAGATCGGCAGCAGGCGCACGCGGTGCGAATGGGCCGGATCAGTATCTCGGGCGAGCTCGAGGCCGCGCGCGCGGCGATGGGCGATCCGCGCCGCTCGCTCCAGGAGCAGCAGGACGCGGAGTCGAGGGTCTTCCAGACGCAACGGGCGATGGCCGAGTCGCTGCTTACGTTCCAGGGTCAGATCAGCGGGAAGAGCATGTTCAAGGAGCAGCTCGAAGTTCAGCGCGGCTTCCTGGCTGAGATCGCCGAGGCCGGCGGCGCCGGGTCCAGGGTGTGGCTCGACAACGTCTCGAAAATCTCTGATCTTTACAAGGGCATCCGCGAGCAGGCGAAAGGCATCTTCTCCCAGCAGGCGAGCATCGCCGAATCCAGGGCGTCCCGCGAGGGCCTGACGTCGATCAGCATCGACGACGTCCCGGACCTCTTGCGGCGGGTGCGGGAACAGGATGAGCGCGCCCTCCGCGGCGATCGGGTCCCGATCGGCGACATCGGCGCCGCAGTGGGCCGCGTGGATCTGTTCCGGCAAATGGACAAGGAGGGACTTTCGCCCCGCGAGACGCTGTCGCGCCTGATGGAGGACCCCTCGAAGCAGCTCGCCCGTGCGATCGAAGGCCTGACGGGCGGCGCCGGCGACACCACGCCGGTCTTGACCGGGCTGGCCGATGCGGCGACGCTCGCGACTAGGGCACTCCTCGGCTTGGCCGGCGCCTCGGCGCGTGACGGGGGCGCTGGGACCGGCATGATCCGTCGTCCCCCTGGCGGCCCGCAGATGTCCGAGGAGAACCGCCAAGCGATCATGGACGCGATCGCCGGGCGGTTGCAGGACGAGCAGCTCGCTGTCTACGGGAGGCGGTAGGGCGGAGAAGTGTGAACCTCACACTAAACAGGAGACACGCAAATGGGACTCGACTTTTTGCACGTGGCAGAGGGCGGCACCGGGATTCGTGAGCACGATGGTGATGTGGATCTCTGGCTGCACGCGCCCGTCGACAAGGGGGACATGTCACCCGCCGACCGCGTGGCCTGGCCGCCCGAGTCGCGGCAGCCGGCACTGTGGGCGTTTCTCGACGCGCCCGGCCGGGCGACCGTGTGCACGGCAGCCCTCGAATGCTTCGCGGCCGAGCCCAACCTGGACAACCACGTCCTGGCGGGCCGGATCTTCGATCGGCTCGAGCGCCGCGCCGAGCACGCGACGCTAGCCGAGCGCGCGCGGCTGCTCAGGATCCGCGTCATCATGTCTCAGCAATTGAGCACGGCCGCGGATCTCGCCTGGCGCATCCGCCAGAAGGGGGATCTCCTCACCTCGGTCCTCGCGCAGCGTGAGCAGCTCGACGGCCTCATCGCCCGGCTCTGGGGCGCACAGTGAACCCGGCGGCCGAGGCGGTATACGTCAGAGGGCGGCACGCCGGCTTCCCCTCGATCGTCGTCAACGGCCTGGTGCGCGCGGGCGCGTCGGGCTGGTGGGTGTGGATCGGTAGCGCCGGGCCGGCGGATATCGAAAGTGCGCATCATCAGCTCGACAACTTCGAGGCCCACCTTCACGAGGACGCGGCGCGCATCATCGAGCGCGCGAGGGCGGATGCCGACCGTCTCCAGCCGTCGGCATTCGACGATCATCTCGACGAGCTCGTGACCGAGACGCTCAAGGATACACCGCGCGCATCGCCCGGCCTGTCGCCCGGCTACTACAGCTCCGAGCAGGCCGCGCGCGATCGGGAAGCGGAGGCAGTCCTCGCAGCCCTCGCGGCCAAGGCTCCATGAGCGACGGGCTCGACGAGATCCTGACCGAGGTCTGGGGCCTGCCGCCCGGCCGCACGCTCGCAGACTTGTCGCCCGCGTGGCCGTCGCCGACGCAACTGGCCCTCGCCAAGGCGACCGTGCGCCGCGCGGTGTGGCTCGGGCTCCGACTGCCGCGGGTCACGTGGCGCTTCGTGACCGCCGACGGGGAGCCGGGCTGGGCCGCCGGGGAAACGGACCCCCGCCGCGGCGTGCCCGTCACGATCTATATGCGCGTCGATGTGCTCCCGGAGCAATGGGAGAAGGTCCTGTACCACGAGTGCAAACACGCCAGCGACGTCGGCTTGATGCTCGATCGCCGCTACACGACGCGGGAATTCGAGGCGCGCGCGATCAACTTCGCCGACTACGCGATGGCGACGCGGCCATGATCGCCCGCCTCCTGGTCTACCTGCGCGCGCGGCTGCGTCGTCGCAAGGCCGCGCCTGTCACTCGCGACGGCTGGGACGCCCTCGTCAATTATCGGCGTCCGCCGACGTCGGCCCCCCGATGGATCAATGCGACCCCGACAACGCTGTTCCGCGAGTTGACGGCCGCGGAGCGCGACGAAGATCCGCGCCCGCCCGCGCCGCGT
Proteins encoded in this region:
- a CDS encoding conserved phage C-terminal domain-containing protein, whose translation is MSRYRKITVAMWGDARFRALSAPQHNARYLWIYLLTGPHTGPIPGLSVAGEAALAEALGWPLPKFRQAFAEIAAQGMAEADWPARVLFLPKAIKHNPPESPNVVRSWRTYMAEVAECSLKAKAEAMLKGWLEAKGKAWLEAFGEAFPIAFPEALGLSGAGAGAGEKQEQEPIPLTPQGGNGDGAHAQVVVWLEALNEIGGLHFKATANQLRPIQARIAEGFTLEQARHVVKAKVSEWSRTDMAKYLRPSTLFGVKFDGYLQAATNGSDKATPSRHVDAWGEREPVQTPADDPRGAT